TGGCTGATGTGGCAGACGTTCTCGCGAGGCGAGCCGTGCAGGTGGAGACCAGATCTGCGTCTGGTGATGAGTACCTTCTGTGTAGGTTCGGCGACCGGCCGTCATGGGAAGTATGGGTCGAAACGCCGAACTCGCCCACTTTCCATGAGTTGGAGGACGATGACCTTCGTTGCATCGACCGACTTGGGGCGCCCACGGTGGTTTTGATCGCATTCAGAACCACTGTCTTCGCTGACATCCACCGGATCTTGCGAGGTGTGGACTGGGGTGGTCCCGCGTGGTACCTCAGTCAGTGCCGAACGACCCGGGGCTGAAGGGCCGTGGTCAGGCTCCGGGCGGCTGCGGTGGCGTGTCGGCGTTCGACGAGTCACCCTGGTCGCGGGCGGCGGCGATGGCGGTGACGATGTTGTGGTAGCCCGTGCAGCGGCAGAGGTTGCCGGAGATCGCGGCGCGGATCTCGGCCTCGGTGGGGGAGGGGTTGTCGCGCAGCAGTTCCGTCGCCACGGCCAGCATCCCCGGTGTGCAGAAGCCGCACTGCAGGGCGTGGTGTCGGCGGAACGACTCCTGCAGGGGAGTCAGGGACGTGGCCGCCTGGCCCTCGACCGTGGTGATCTCGCTGCCCTCCGCCTGAACCGCCAGGACGCAGCACGAGCGGGCCGTCGCGCCGTCCAGCAGGACCGTGCACGAGCCGCACGCGCCGTGCTCACAGCCGACGTGCACACCGGTGAGGCCCAGATCGTGGCGCAGGAAGTCGGCGAGCGTGCGGCGGGGTTCGCAGTCGGCGGTGCGGGTGTGGCCGTTGACCGTGACGGTGATCTTCACTCGGCCACCGCCTGCCGCAGCG
This is a stretch of genomic DNA from Saccharothrix ecbatanensis. It encodes these proteins:
- a CDS encoding (2Fe-2S)-binding protein; protein product: MKITVTVNGHTRTADCEPRRTLADFLRHDLGLTGVHVGCEHGACGSCTVLLDGATARSCCVLAVQAEGSEITTVEGQAATSLTPLQESFRRHHALQCGFCTPGMLAVATELLRDNPSPTEAEIRAAISGNLCRCTGYHNIVTAIAAARDQGDSSNADTPPQPPGA